In Candidatus Thiodictyon syntrophicum, the sequence GATCCGGGACGAGGTGGTCCACGAGACCGCAGACGGTCGGCGGTTCCTGGTACTGCACGGGGATCGCTTCGACAGCGTGGTCCAGTGCGGCCCCTGGCTGGCCCGCCTGGGCTCCCGCGTCTATGGTCACCTGCTGGCCCTGAACGGGTTGGTGAGCCGGGTGCGGCGCCACTTCGGGCTGCGCTACTGGTCACTGGCCGGCTATCTGAAACACAAGGTCAAGAACGCGGTGAGCTATATCGGCAGCTTCGAGCAGGCGGTGGCGGCCGAGGCGCGCCTGCGCGAGGTCGACGGCATGATCTGCGGCCACATCCACCACGCCGAGGTGCGGGAACTGGACGGGACGCTCTACTGCAACTGCGGTGACTGGGTGGAGAGTTGCACCGCGCTGGTGGAGCACCACGACGGCCGTTTGGAACTGCTGCGCTGGACCGATGCCGTTCCCGAGAGCCTCAGCGGACCGCTGCCCGCGTTGGCCCTGGCCGGGGTCGGTTGACCGACCGCGCTGCGCGCAACATCACGCCCCCTTCCCCGCTCGCTTCGTCAGCCCCGGTTCGGGCCAAGGCGCAGTTTACGTAGCCAACGCTCGACCTTGCCATCAGGGATGACGGCACGATGCCGCGACTCGTGCGGATCACCACCTTCCCTATCCTATGTTGTCACGTGACACTTAGTTGCGTCACCCTCAATCCCCATTGAACACATCTACCGCAGCGGCACTGGTTCAGTTTAATTCCTGTTTACAAGACATTGAAATATATGTAATATATCTAGTTCGGCGCGGGTTTCCGTCACTTTTTGAATAAGTGAGAACTTCTTGAACGGACAATGGACATGCCCTCATTGCAATTCACAGAATTGTCGGCATCACAAGACGTATCAAACCGGTCATAACGGTACGCGTTTGCTGTGGCGATGTCAAAGTTGCAATAGGCTCTTTTCCGAGACCAAAGCCACCCTTATCGAGGGGCTCAGGAAACCGACCAGCTTCATCATTCAAGTGCTCAAAACGCGCACTGAGGGGATCGGCTTGAACGCCGCCTGCCGGGCCTTCGCGATTGCGAAGAATACGTTGCTCCTATGGGAGCGTCGCCTGGCCGATTGCAAGGATGTGCTGGTCATATATGCCCTGACGCACACCTTTATTGAGCAACTGATCGAAGGTGATGAGCTTTATACGAAAGTGAATAGGAATGTCCCCCCGGAGGATTGTGAAGGCTGGACGATCGTACTGATGGAAAGGGCAAGTCGATTTATCTGGGCGCTTCAGTGCGGGAAAAAGGATCGCAGCCTATTTTCATATGCCATACAAATACTTAGAGATGTCATCCTGCGTACTGGCGATGTCACTCTAGTCACCGACGGGGAACGTCGGTATGGCAATCTCCTGTTTGAAATTTGCCACGAAGTATTGCGAACCGGAAAACGCGGCCGCCCACCGAAAGTGCTTCGTCGCGGTGTGAAGGTGCGCCTTAAGAATAAAGGGAAAGGAACTGATAGAACGGGGCACTCGCGTCCCAAATACGAAACCCCTCATCCGGAGCATCCAGAAACCGATCAAGATGTGACGCCAGCCGATATTCATGCTAATCATTTGGAAGCATCGAACGCTTCATTTCGGCGAAAGAATTCTGCTTATCGCCGCCGAACGAATACGTACGCGAAGAGCATTTCTGGTTTGCAAAGAACATTGGATATGTTGTGGATTGTCCATAACTTTATTCGCAGCCACTTCACGACAAAACAGGTTCCTGCGGTGGCTCTGGGGATTCTCCAGCAGGGACTCTCGTGGGATGAGGTCCTTAGAGTTCGACAGCCCAGGTTATAAAAATACTACAAAAACATAAGGATAAGGAAGAACCAAACTGAACCAGTGCCACCGCAGCAGACCTGATCATTAACCCCTGCCGCCGAGTTGTTCAGGCTCTCGTGGGCCGCGGGGGCTCACTATCTGCGGTAGTGAGTGGCCTATCGCTGGGAACCAAGCCCCAGAACAGCGCCTCAGGATCTAGTGCGTCCCGTCTTGAAGCAACGTTTCGGAGGATATTTTATGAAAAATAAAACACGAAGTTTTTATTTAAAAATTAGATAGTTACAGAGCTTTTTCGGCCAGTGGTCAAGTTGACCGCTGAAGCCTCCCGCGGATGGC encodes:
- a CDS encoding UDP-2,3-diacylglucosamine diphosphatase; this encodes MSEITRINPLRYRSIFISDVHLGFRGCQAGYLLDFLQSTHCKHLYLVGDIVDLWEMRHGVYWPEAHNAVVRAVLEKARTDTQVIFCPGNHDEPLRAHLGADFGNVLIRDEVVHETADGRRFLVLHGDRFDSVVQCGPWLARLGSRVYGHLLALNGLVSRVRRHFGLRYWSLAGYLKHKVKNAVSYIGSFEQAVAAEARLREVDGMICGHIHHAEVRELDGTLYCNCGDWVESCTALVEHHDGRLELLRWTDAVPESLSGPLPALALAGVG
- a CDS encoding IS1 family transposase; translated protein: MNGQWTCPHCNSQNCRHHKTYQTGHNGTRLLWRCQSCNRLFSETKATLIEGLRKPTSFIIQVLKTRTEGIGLNAACRAFAIAKNTLLLWERRLADCKDVLVIYALTHTFIEQLIEGDELYTKVNRNVPPEDCEGWTIVLMERASRFIWALQCGKKDRSLFSYAIQILRDVILRTGDVTLVTDGERRYGNLLFEICHEVLRTGKRGRPPKVLRRGVKVRLKNKGKGTDRTGHSRPKYETPHPEHPETDQDVTPADIHANHLEASNASFRRKNSAYRRRTNTYAKSISGLQRTLDMLWIVHNFIRSHFTTKQVPAVALGILQQGLSWDEVLRVRQPRL